The segment CCCCACGGAGGGCGACGAGGAGACGACCGACCACCCGCCGATCCACCCCACCGAGGAGCTTCCGACGAGGGGGGAGCTCTCGGAGGACGAGTGGGAGGTCTACGAACTGATCGTCCGGCGCTTCTTCGCGACGGTCGCCGATCCCGCCCGCTGGCAGCACCTCCGCGTGGTCGTCGCCGTCGGGGAGCACCGCTTGAAGGCAAACGGCAAGCGGCTGGTCGAACCGGGCTACCACGCGGTCTACCCCTACTTCAGCACGAGCGAGAACTACGTCCCCGACGTCGAGGAGGGCGAGACCCTCTCGGTGACCGACGTGAGCATCGAGGAGAAGGAGACCCAGCCACCCCGACGCTACGGCCAGTCGCGCCTGATCGAGACGATGGAGAAGATGGGGATCGGCACCAAGTCCACGCGCCACAACACCATCGAGAAGCTCTACGACCGGGGCTACATCGAAAGCGACCCGCCGCGTCCGACGAAGCTGGCGATGGCGGTCGTCGAGGCCGGCGAGGAGTACGCCGACCGCGTCGTGAGCGAGGCGATGACCGCCCAGCTCGAGGAGGACATGGCCGCGATCGCCGCCGGCGAGAAGACGCTCGACGAGGTGGCGGACGAGTCCCGCGAGATGCTCTCCCGGGTGTTCGAGGACCTCGAACGCTCGCGCGAGGAGATCGGCGACCACCTCCAGAAGTCGCTCAAGGCCGACAAGACCCTCGGACCCTGCCCGGAGTCGGGCCACGACCTGCTGGTCCGGCGCTCCCGTCGGGGGTCGTACTTCGTCGGCTGTGACGGCTACCCCGACTGCGAGTACACGCTGCCGCTTCCGAACACCGGCAAGCCGCTGATCCTCGACGAGCGCTGTGAGGACCACGACCTACGTCACGTGAAGATGCTCGCCGGACGGGGGACGTTCGTCCACGGCTGCCCACAGTGTAAGGCCGACGAGGCCGACGAGGCAGAGGATCGGATCATCGGCGTCTGTCCGGAGTGTGGGGAGGAACACGGCGGCGAACTCGCGATCAAACAGCTTCGAAACGGCGCGCGGCTCGTCGGCTGTACGCGCTATCCCGACTGCGACTACTCGCTCCCGCTGCCGAGACGCGGCGAGATCGAGATCACCGACGAGCACTGTGAGGAACACGGCCTTCCCGAACTGCTCGTCCACTCGGGCGACGAGCCCTGGGAGCTGGGCTGTCCGATCTGCAACTACCTCGAGTACCAGGCCAGAGAGAGCGACTCCGGCAGCGACCTCGAGAGCCTGGAGGGCGTCGGCGCGAAGACCGCGGAGAAGCTCGCGGCCGCGGGCATCGAGAGCGTCGTCGACCTGCGCGAGGTCGAGCCCGAGACGGTCGCGAGCGAGGTCGAGGGGATCAGCGCCGACCGCGTCAGGAAGTGGCAGGCGAAGGCGAGCTGATTACTTCCGGTACTCGTGCTCCCGAAGCGTCTCGGGATCGACTTCGTCGAGCGCCCGCTCGTGG is part of the Halalkalicoccus sp. CG83 genome and harbors:
- a CDS encoding DNA topoisomerase I; the protein is MELIITEKDNAARRLAAILSGDSAEVERKNGVNVYRWGGTRCIGLSGHVVAVDFPSEYSDWRDVEPVELIDADVEKTATQENIVRTVRSLARQANRVTIATDYDREGELIGKEAYEIVREVNDDASVDRVRFSSITEGEVRKAFENPDEIDFDLAAAGEARQIIDLVWGAALTRFLSLAARQLGNDFISVGRVQSPTLKLIVDREREIEAFDPEEYWELFAALAKEDDAGEGFDAQYFYRDEDGNEAERVWDGERAETVYEALREANEARAEEVSRRSRTDEPPAPFNTTQFIRAASSLGYSAKRAMSIAEDLYTAGYVTYPRTDNTVYPEDLDPRELLSAFTSNRTFGEDAETLLETEEISPTEGDEETTDHPPIHPTEELPTRGELSEDEWEVYELIVRRFFATVADPARWQHLRVVVAVGEHRLKANGKRLVEPGYHAVYPYFSTSENYVPDVEEGETLSVTDVSIEEKETQPPRRYGQSRLIETMEKMGIGTKSTRHNTIEKLYDRGYIESDPPRPTKLAMAVVEAGEEYADRVVSEAMTAQLEEDMAAIAAGEKTLDEVADESREMLSRVFEDLERSREEIGDHLQKSLKADKTLGPCPESGHDLLVRRSRRGSYFVGCDGYPDCEYTLPLPNTGKPLILDERCEDHDLRHVKMLAGRGTFVHGCPQCKADEADEAEDRIIGVCPECGEEHGGELAIKQLRNGARLVGCTRYPDCDYSLPLPRRGEIEITDEHCEEHGLPELLVHSGDEPWELGCPICNYLEYQARESDSGSDLESLEGVGAKTAEKLAAAGIESVVDLREVEPETVASEVEGISADRVRKWQAKAS